The following are encoded together in the Microscilla marina ATCC 23134 genome:
- a CDS encoding hybrid sensor histidine kinase/response regulator, with amino-acid sequence MKHNPLNILVIEDVEDDYVLLQRNLKKHGLWKYGICVENIEELKHELYTKTWDIVISDNSLPQLNALDALKITKQINADIPFIIVSGTIKVEEAILAMKEGAADYLMKDNLAKLIPVVQREAKEARNRQQHKNLESDFMTFIYRCYHDLRGPIASLLGLVQIAYSDQTNLQQFDYLDHLARNVRKMDATLTQLLQIFAIREIVPQPETVSLAEIFEQCKKKLWKDYRVGELEWSLNLEQEEAIYTDKFLLKTVVEHILTNAIHYRSPARTLVIELSYDKNATHIELVLKDNGVGIPMSVLPKVFQMFYRGNEQSTGNGLGLYIVKTAVEKLGGQVAISSSVGIGTEVYINFPCIIDNSIKTKKLASFDYS; translated from the coding sequence ATGAAACATAATCCTTTAAATATACTAGTGATAGAAGACGTAGAAGATGATTACGTATTGTTGCAAAGAAACCTAAAAAAGCATGGTTTGTGGAAGTATGGTATTTGTGTCGAAAACATTGAAGAGTTAAAACATGAACTGTACACAAAAACCTGGGATATTGTGATCAGTGACAATTCACTACCTCAACTGAATGCTTTAGATGCTTTAAAAATAACCAAACAAATAAATGCCGATATACCTTTTATTATTGTATCAGGCACTATCAAAGTAGAAGAGGCTATTTTGGCAATGAAAGAAGGAGCTGCCGATTACCTGATGAAGGATAATCTGGCAAAGCTTATTCCGGTAGTACAGCGAGAAGCAAAAGAAGCTAGAAACAGGCAACAGCATAAAAACCTGGAAAGCGATTTTATGACTTTTATCTACCGTTGTTATCACGACCTCAGAGGACCCATTGCGTCTTTGTTAGGCTTGGTTCAAATAGCTTATTCAGATCAAACAAACCTGCAACAGTTTGATTACTTGGACCATTTGGCACGAAATGTTAGAAAAATGGATGCCACGCTTACTCAGCTTTTGCAAATATTTGCCATCAGAGAGATTGTGCCTCAGCCAGAAACGGTGTCGCTTGCAGAAATATTTGAGCAGTGCAAGAAAAAACTTTGGAAAGATTATCGGGTAGGTGAGCTAGAGTGGAGCTTGAACCTTGAGCAAGAGGAGGCCATTTATACAGATAAGTTTTTGTTAAAAACAGTGGTTGAGCATATCTTAACCAATGCCATACATTATAGGTCTCCTGCCCGTACCTTGGTGATTGAGTTGAGTTACGACAAAAATGCAACGCATATAGAGCTGGTACTTAAAGATAATGGCGTGGGTATACCAATGTCTGTTTTACCCAAGGTTTTCCAAATGTTTTATCGAGGAAATGAACAGTCTACCGGGAATGGGCTGGGTTTGTATATAGTGAAAACCGCAGTAGAGAAATTGGGTGGACAAGTGGCCATATCGAGTAGCGTAGGTATAGGCACCGAAGTGTATATTAATTTTCCTTGCATTATTGACAACAGTATCAAAACTAAAAAACTGGCTTCTTTTGATTATTCATAG
- a CDS encoding response regulator, producing MATGEILLIEDNEDDVLLTKRALRKHHIKSKVVVACNGKEGLDYLLGKNGKQKLSPMLTLLDLNLPIMGGLDVLEALQRYEQPINCPIIVLTTSDNEEDIASCYRLGAHSYVQKPMDLTQFMELIRYLAIYWLALNKPYPVVEGGAPDI from the coding sequence ATGGCAACAGGAGAGATATTACTTATCGAAGATAACGAAGACGATGTCTTATTAACCAAAAGGGCATTAAGAAAGCACCATATCAAAAGCAAGGTGGTAGTAGCATGCAACGGAAAAGAAGGCTTAGATTACCTGTTGGGCAAAAACGGAAAGCAAAAGCTTTCGCCTATGCTTACTTTGCTTGATTTAAACTTGCCAATCATGGGGGGGCTCGATGTACTGGAAGCATTGCAGCGGTATGAGCAACCAATAAATTGCCCTATCATAGTGCTTACTACGTCTGACAATGAAGAAGACATTGCTTCGTGCTATCGGTTAGGCGCGCACAGTTATGTTCAAAAACCAATGGATTTAACTCAGTTTATGGAGTTGATCAGGTATTTGGCCATTTACTGGTTGGCATTAAACAAACCATATCCTGTTGTAGAAGGAGGAGCTCCTGATATATAA
- a CDS encoding CHAT domain-containing protein — protein sequence MELITHHTRANELYQSKQYTQSLTAYQQAIKIYQTQNQWQKVWQCNNRIVQCYTQNAAFTQALALAKKNLELCCQKRYSLPDFVICKAATQRLIAQIFSKTFHYDKATKAFEQVLKTYLQHTDQYFSEAAQVYNALGNLHLKKLAYSTAFEYHQKALTLLQQHLNTANKATLQPMIAQTYNSIGMTYGEQGDFDTAIGYYQKSLKLKIRTFGNSEHADLAAPYNNIGINYYLKGEYETAQKYLLKAIEIRERVMGKGFHTVAGFYNNLAHIYLDKKEYQLSLKYFNAALHIRQKKQGLKNPLVAQSYIFLGNVYTALKQPEQALKYYHKSLYINSKQRLVPLDQLKLAHFTHHRFLFEALGKLSTLMHGQALTQAKQVELINTLAFIKNNVALLDAYIRTLYNKKDKIIFNKQLTLFCTQAIDILYQMAKLAPARRQLYQNEAFYFAERNKASVLSASLAEVDARRFANIPTDLLSQEQVLRQKVHFYNRKLLKSTGKQQQAYLNTSFETKRKYEQFVQRLEKDYPQYYHLKYKRRVASIKDVQQVIQPHEALLQYITGPTRSYVFVITQQDAHLIAIAPTKKLLPTIKAYYRKLQGGYPIGEFSQASNQAYQVLMAPLQPYLSQKTRLTVIPDWRLAKLPLSALITQLPRQTGLLTYSQLQYLIKDYEINCHYSASIWVKRPKTCAVKSLDFVAFAPFSEGTGKVLTTRFMSNALPASKIEVNTVLNMFKQEKMFAQAYLSEEASKNSFLAKSSKARIVHIASHSIYDRTNEKLARIYFSKNRKNGKEEDNYLLTGDIYNLRLCADLVVLSSCESGLGKSYKGEGMMSLTRSFLYAGARNIVFSLWRVNDRHTKNLMIRFYKAIVQQKMGFAQALQQAKQEIIAQQKHLHPKDWSGFAIVGH from the coding sequence ATGGAACTTATCACACACCATACCCGGGCAAACGAACTTTATCAATCAAAGCAGTACACCCAAAGTCTGACAGCCTATCAACAAGCCATAAAAATTTATCAGACACAAAACCAATGGCAAAAAGTATGGCAGTGCAATAACCGTATCGTGCAATGTTATACACAAAATGCTGCTTTTACCCAAGCATTGGCATTGGCAAAAAAAAACCTGGAGTTGTGTTGTCAAAAACGCTACAGTTTACCTGACTTCGTCATCTGTAAAGCTGCTACTCAAAGACTGATTGCTCAAATTTTCAGCAAAACTTTTCACTATGACAAAGCCACCAAAGCGTTTGAGCAAGTACTAAAAACTTACCTACAACATACCGACCAATACTTTTCTGAAGCTGCTCAAGTATACAATGCCTTGGGCAACCTGCACTTAAAAAAACTGGCCTATAGTACTGCCTTTGAGTACCACCAAAAAGCATTGACCTTGCTTCAGCAACACTTGAATACGGCTAATAAAGCGACCCTGCAACCTATGATTGCCCAAACCTATAATAGTATAGGCATGACTTATGGCGAACAAGGAGATTTTGATACAGCCATTGGTTATTATCAAAAGTCGCTAAAGTTGAAAATAAGAACCTTTGGTAATAGTGAACATGCAGATTTGGCTGCTCCTTACAATAACATTGGCATCAACTACTACTTAAAGGGAGAGTATGAGACAGCTCAAAAGTATTTGCTCAAGGCAATTGAAATAAGGGAAAGAGTTATGGGAAAGGGGTTTCATACTGTAGCAGGGTTTTATAATAACCTGGCACACATATACTTAGACAAAAAAGAGTATCAGTTGAGTCTAAAATATTTTAATGCAGCACTTCATATCAGGCAAAAAAAACAAGGGCTCAAAAACCCTTTGGTGGCACAATCTTATATTTTTTTGGGCAATGTATACACTGCACTTAAGCAACCTGAACAAGCACTAAAATACTACCATAAATCTCTTTATATCAACAGTAAACAACGCCTAGTGCCTCTTGATCAACTCAAACTCGCACACTTTACCCACCATCGCTTTTTGTTTGAGGCACTAGGCAAATTGTCTACTCTTATGCATGGGCAGGCCTTGACTCAAGCAAAGCAGGTAGAGCTTATCAATACATTGGCTTTTATTAAAAACAATGTGGCATTGCTTGATGCTTATATTCGAACACTGTATAACAAAAAAGATAAAATTATTTTTAACAAGCAGCTGACCCTATTTTGCACACAGGCAATAGATATTTTGTATCAAATGGCAAAACTTGCCCCTGCACGCAGACAATTATACCAAAACGAAGCTTTTTACTTTGCCGAAAGAAACAAAGCCAGTGTGTTATCGGCATCGCTGGCCGAGGTTGACGCCCGTAGGTTTGCCAATATTCCAACCGACTTATTAAGTCAGGAACAAGTACTTAGGCAAAAGGTGCATTTTTATAATCGTAAGCTTTTGAAAAGTACAGGCAAACAACAACAAGCCTATTTAAACACTTCTTTTGAGACCAAGCGTAAGTATGAGCAGTTTGTCCAGCGCCTTGAAAAAGATTATCCCCAGTATTACCATTTAAAGTATAAACGAAGAGTGGCGAGTATCAAAGATGTACAACAAGTCATACAACCCCACGAGGCTTTGCTGCAATACATCACAGGACCTACCCGGTCTTATGTATTTGTAATTACCCAACAAGACGCTCACCTGATAGCAATCGCTCCCACAAAAAAGCTTTTACCTACTATTAAGGCGTACTATAGAAAACTACAGGGTGGTTACCCTATCGGAGAATTCTCTCAGGCAAGCAACCAGGCTTATCAAGTATTGATGGCTCCTTTGCAGCCTTACCTCAGCCAAAAGACCAGGCTGACTGTGATTCCAGACTGGCGCCTTGCTAAGTTGCCCTTGAGCGCCCTGATCACTCAACTGCCGAGGCAAACTGGTTTATTAACTTATTCGCAATTGCAGTACTTGATCAAAGACTATGAAATAAACTGCCACTATTCAGCGTCTATATGGGTCAAGCGACCTAAAACGTGTGCTGTAAAGTCATTGGATTTTGTTGCCTTTGCTCCTTTTAGCGAAGGGACAGGTAAGGTGCTCACCACACGTTTTATGAGCAATGCTTTACCCGCCAGCAAAATTGAAGTAAATACAGTACTAAATATGTTTAAGCAAGAGAAAATGTTTGCCCAAGCATACCTTTCGGAAGAAGCCAGCAAAAACTCTTTTCTGGCAAAGAGCTCTAAGGCACGCATAGTACACATTGCCAGCCACAGTATATACGACAGAACCAATGAAAAGCTTGCCCGCATTTACTTTTCCAAAAACAGGAAAAACGGTAAAGAAGAAGATAATTATTTGTTAACAGGAGACATTTATAACTTACGTCTTTGTGCCGATTTGGTAGTGCTCAGTAGTTGCGAATCGGGCTTGGGTAAGTCATACAAAGGCGAAGGAATGATGTCACTTACTCGAAGTTTTTTATATGCAGGCGCGCGCAATATTGTATTTTCGCTGTGGCGGGTCAATGATCGACACACCAAAAATCTGATGATTAGGTTTTACAAAGCAATTGTTCAACAAAAAATGGGGTTTGCCCAAGCTTTGCAACAAGCCAAGCAGGAAATTATAGCCCAACAAAAGCACTTACACCCCAAAGATTGGAGTGGTTTTGCTATTGTAGGTCACTAA